One stretch of Nitrospirota bacterium DNA includes these proteins:
- a CDS encoding diguanylate cyclase codes for MTENIPLKKSDAFLCNFVMEPLLVINRAGRVIAFNKAFTEILGGKEASIKGKDFREIEELASFWPSVQHCLNTCEDIKDRLRIGEIEYEVTIHPATSIDGKEILSLLFYDVSHYLTVEKELVKRNRELMVINTLSGAFISSYDIDRVFNDLLEKVLMITDFSVGWIMLTDNSGLILKSHAGVSLNFLKQLNEGKLDEFVWSILDAAEPLYILEKDQVKNFHHLKKEGVVFMGAIPLKVSNSISGMLFLASRSERVFDFDLASMMALVGNQISLIVEKIRLFEETRRLSITDDLTGLYNVRFFYRSLESELARARRYQDAFCLVIFDIDDFKLINDTYGHQVGDDVLREVAEIILNSARKTDIVARYGGEEFVIILPRTSKTEALLLADRIRERVEENVFNKNNTVKIHITVSGGISGFPEDGKSAKDLLYTADMALYRAKGSGKKQVVCHSSETS; via the coding sequence TTGACAGAAAACATACCCCTGAAAAAGAGCGATGCCTTTCTCTGCAATTTTGTAATGGAACCCCTTTTAGTGATAAACAGGGCTGGAAGGGTTATCGCTTTCAACAAGGCCTTTACGGAGATCCTTGGAGGAAAGGAAGCATCCATAAAAGGCAAGGATTTCAGGGAGATAGAGGAATTAGCAAGTTTCTGGCCCTCTGTGCAACATTGTCTGAATACGTGTGAAGACATTAAGGACAGGTTGCGCATCGGTGAGATTGAGTATGAAGTCACAATACATCCTGCCACTTCAATTGATGGCAAGGAGATTCTGAGTCTGCTCTTCTATGACGTATCACATTATCTGACAGTAGAAAAGGAGCTTGTAAAACGTAATCGCGAGCTAATGGTTATTAATACACTTTCAGGTGCATTTATATCCTCATATGATATTGACAGGGTCTTTAATGACCTTCTTGAGAAGGTATTGATGATAACCGACTTCAGTGTAGGATGGATAATGTTGACCGACAACAGTGGTCTCATACTCAAGAGTCATGCAGGGGTTTCCCTGAATTTCCTGAAGCAGTTAAATGAAGGCAAGCTTGATGAGTTTGTCTGGTCAATACTGGATGCTGCAGAGCCGTTATATATACTTGAAAAGGATCAGGTCAAGAACTTTCATCATCTGAAAAAAGAGGGGGTTGTCTTCATGGGAGCAATACCTCTGAAGGTATCAAATTCGATATCCGGCATGCTCTTTCTTGCCAGCAGGTCTGAAAGGGTTTTTGACTTTGACCTTGCATCCATGATGGCCCTTGTGGGTAACCAGATATCCCTGATAGTGGAGAAGATCAGACTTTTTGAGGAGACAAGAAGGCTCTCTATAACTGATGACCTGACCGGTCTTTATAATGTGAGATTCTTTTACCGTTCCCTTGAGTCGGAACTTGCAAGGGCAAGGCGGTATCAGGATGCCTTTTGCCTTGTTATCTTTGACATTGATGACTTCAAGCTAATAAATGATACTTATGGTCACCAGGTTGGAGATGATGTCCTGAGAGAGGTGGCTGAGATTATCCTGAACTCAGCGAGGAAAACCGATATTGTTGCAAGATACGGCGGAGAAGAGTTTGTTATCATCCTTCCAAGAACATCCAAGACAGAGGCCCTTCTTCTTGCTGACAGGATCAGGGAGCGGGTGGAGGAAAATGTCTTCAATAAAAATAATACTGTAAAGATACATATAACCGTAAGTGGCGGTATATCAGGTTTTCCGGAAGATGGTAAATCTGCTAAAGACCTCTTGTATACCGCTGATATGGCGCTTTATCGTGCCAAGGGATCAGGAAAAAAACAGGTCGTCTGCCACTCATCTGAAACCTCATGA
- a CDS encoding thiamine pyrophosphate-dependent enzyme: protein MIQVFKRPESLKDVPFRFCPGCGHSIVHRLVAECIDELGIRERTIGTAPVGCAVFAYDYFNFDVIECAHGRPPAVATALKRVMPDKVVFSYQGDGDLASIGLGEIVHAANRGENLSVFFINNATYGMTGGQMAPTTLLGQKTTTTPAGRDPKSEGYPLPMAEILATIEGSVFIARTAIDGIKGIKETRKLIKRSFQYQLEGKGFSMIEILSPCPTVWKKTPVESLRWLASQMELVYRTGILIDRCRELQDWKKV, encoded by the coding sequence ATGATTCAGGTGTTTAAAAGACCGGAAAGCCTCAAGGATGTGCCTTTCAGGTTCTGTCCAGGATGTGGGCATAGTATAGTGCACCGTCTTGTTGCCGAGTGCATTGACGAACTCGGGATAAGGGAAAGGACCATAGGCACAGCACCTGTTGGTTGTGCCGTTTTTGCCTATGATTATTTTAATTTTGACGTAATAGAATGCGCACATGGAAGACCTCCTGCAGTCGCTACAGCCTTAAAAAGGGTGATGCCCGACAAGGTTGTCTTTTCCTACCAGGGAGACGGAGATCTTGCCTCTATAGGATTGGGAGAGATTGTCCATGCTGCCAACAGGGGTGAAAACCTCTCCGTCTTTTTTATAAATAATGCCACATATGGTATGACCGGCGGGCAGATGGCCCCCACTACACTGCTGGGACAAAAGACTACAACCACTCCTGCCGGGCGTGACCCGAAGAGCGAGGGGTATCCCCTTCCCATGGCCGAGATACTTGCGACCATTGAGGGTTCTGTTTTTATAGCCAGGACAGCCATTGACGGAATAAAGGGCATAAAAGAGACCAGGAAATTAATAAAAAGATCCTTTCAATATCAGTTGGAAGGCAAGGGGTTCAGCATGATCGAGATTTTATCTCCATGTCCGACTGTCTGGAAAAAAACCCCCGTGGAATCACTGCGGTGGTTAGCCAGCCAGATGGAATTAGTTTACAGGACAGGGATATTAATAGACAGGTGCCGGGAGTTACAGGATTGGAAAAAAGTATAA